The following are encoded in a window of Haliotis asinina isolate JCU_RB_2024 chromosome 14, JCU_Hal_asi_v2, whole genome shotgun sequence genomic DNA:
- the LOC137261548 gene encoding centriolar satellite-associated tubulin polyglutamylase complex regulator 1-like isoform X1, whose amino-acid sequence MAMNEDRFSTTSERYLAKHNVLVYLEDGISQLLEHREDNPKVNAVKFISDYFASLRDGNHTMFREYAFVRSTPHNRASFVKLFWKCYKQIGKKGDLLSIQEYHSLLGLLCSDFPFSMVQKTARIILIDDALDCLICFSDFIYALQVQFYYEEFLEKSGEIYQSILQTQRSPRDPVVVPSASTGTKILQQNHQPADGIDAMQFFRSLYPLCERVNFSTPPVSALKEILFTVPRVSFYGFLMAIAKSESINEHIGRLPAKTELLDTGEAEISSIPPIKTPTSVSNKGNKSRSSGAVSHRESGSRVSHSSSTSSSHRSRSTIGLVKHQKRSAGDISVADTSSETDSSSESSDTN is encoded by the exons ATGGCAATGAACGAAGACCGATTCTCCACGACATCAGAACGATATCTTG CAAAGCACAATGTGCTGGTGTATCTGGAGGATGGAATCTCCCAGCTCCTCGAACACCGAGAAGACAACCCCAAAGTCAACGCCGTCAAGTTCATCAGTGATTA ctttGCAAGTCTGCGTGATGGCAATCACACTATGTTCCGCGAGTACGCCTTTGTTCGCTCCACACCACATAATCGGGCTTCATTTGTTAAACTTTTCTGGAAGTGCTACAAACaaattggtaaaaagggag ATCTGTTGAGTATCCAGGAGTACCACTCTCTACTGGGGCTACTGTGTTCAGATTTCCCATTCAGCATGGTGCAGAAGACAGCCAG GATCATCCTGATCGACGACGCCCTTGACTGTCTGATCTGCTTCTCCGACTTCATCTACGCATTACAAGTGCAGTTCTATTATGAAG AGTTCCTGGAGAAGAGTGGGGAGATCTACCAGTCAATCCTCCAGACACAGCGAAGTCCCCGTGaccctgtggtggtgccctccGCCAGCACCGGAACCAAGATCCTCCAGCAGAACCACCAGCCTGCCGATGGCATTGATGCCATGCAGTTCTTCCGATCACTGTATCCTCTCTGTGAGAGGGTCAACTTCAG CACCCCACCTGTCTCAGCCCTGAAGGAGATTCTCTTCACAGTTCCTCGGGTGTCCTTCTATGGCTTTCTAATGGCCATTGCCAAGAGTGAGTCCATCAATGAGCACATAG GTCGACTGCCAGCTAAGACAGAGCTCCTGGACACCGGGGAGGCGGAGATTTCATC AATCCCTCCAATCAAGACTCCCACAAGTGTTTCTAACAAAGGTAACAAATCTCGGTCCTCTGGGGCCGTCAGTCACCGTGAATCAGGCTCAAGAGTATCACACAGCTCCTCAACGTCATCCAGTCACAGGTCTAGGTCGACCATTGGCCTGGTTAAACACCAGAAACGTTCAGCAGGAGACATATCTGTGGCTGACACAAGTTCCGAAACCGATTCGTCATCTGAATCCTCAGACACTAACTAG
- the LOC137261548 gene encoding centriolar satellite-associated tubulin polyglutamylase complex regulator 1-like isoform X2 codes for MAMNEDRFSTTSERYLAKHNVLVYLEDGISQLLEHREDNPKVNAVKFISDYFASLRDGNHTMFREYAFVRSTPHNRASFVKLFWKCYKQIGKKGDLLSIQEYHSLLGLLCSDFPFSMVQKTARIILIDDALDCLICFSDFIYALQVQFYYEEFLEKSGEIYQSILQTQRSPRDPVVVPSASTGTKILQQNHQPADGIDAMQFFRSLYPLCERVNFSTPPVSALKEILFTVPRVSFYGFLMAIAKSESINEHIGRLPAKTELLDTGEAEISSRMPVYDLYVMNK; via the exons ATGGCAATGAACGAAGACCGATTCTCCACGACATCAGAACGATATCTTG CAAAGCACAATGTGCTGGTGTATCTGGAGGATGGAATCTCCCAGCTCCTCGAACACCGAGAAGACAACCCCAAAGTCAACGCCGTCAAGTTCATCAGTGATTA ctttGCAAGTCTGCGTGATGGCAATCACACTATGTTCCGCGAGTACGCCTTTGTTCGCTCCACACCACATAATCGGGCTTCATTTGTTAAACTTTTCTGGAAGTGCTACAAACaaattggtaaaaagggag ATCTGTTGAGTATCCAGGAGTACCACTCTCTACTGGGGCTACTGTGTTCAGATTTCCCATTCAGCATGGTGCAGAAGACAGCCAG GATCATCCTGATCGACGACGCCCTTGACTGTCTGATCTGCTTCTCCGACTTCATCTACGCATTACAAGTGCAGTTCTATTATGAAG AGTTCCTGGAGAAGAGTGGGGAGATCTACCAGTCAATCCTCCAGACACAGCGAAGTCCCCGTGaccctgtggtggtgccctccGCCAGCACCGGAACCAAGATCCTCCAGCAGAACCACCAGCCTGCCGATGGCATTGATGCCATGCAGTTCTTCCGATCACTGTATCCTCTCTGTGAGAGGGTCAACTTCAG CACCCCACCTGTCTCAGCCCTGAAGGAGATTCTCTTCACAGTTCCTCGGGTGTCCTTCTATGGCTTTCTAATGGCCATTGCCAAGAGTGAGTCCATCAATGAGCACATAG GTCGACTGCCAGCTAAGACAGAGCTCCTGGACACCGGGGAGGCGGAGATTTCATC TCGGATGCCTGTTTATGATCTGTATGTGATGAACAAGTAG